TGGGCGGGGTTATACCGATTACCTGCAACTCGCCTTGTGCGGCTTTTACTGTTTGAATCTGTTTTGGTACGCCAAGATCCTTCGCATTCTCTACGACGGTGCCACTGGCAAGATCGATAAGAAAGAGGTGTAAATATGGTCGGAAAAAGGGTCTTGCGCGCTGTACCGGACCTCTGGCGCTACCAAAACAATTCAGTGAAGCAAGTACTGTCGATGAAAATTCATTAGTAAACTACGTGTTAATATGTAAACGGCATTGTCTAGCCCTCTAAACAATCTGGATAGGGATTGCTTCGTAAATGGCCTTCTGGGGCGTCGTATCTCCAGTACGTCCGCAGCCAGCAGCGCTGCAAACGCCGGAACCTTGGCAACATCCGCAGCAAGCCTGTTCAACCGTCAAGGTGCCGTTCTTGCGATCCTCAAGGGTTGCGttacagcagcaacaacattcACAATCACCAGCCAACTTCCATTCCTTGCTTGCCGttttcttgtcgtcgtcacagCAGCAATCCTCATTGTCGCCGTCGCAGTTGCAGCCCGCGTCTCCATTGGCCCCACAGCACGACGCACAGGACGGGGCACAAACTCCGGTTCCTTGGCAGCATCCACAGCAAGCCTGTTCGGCGGTGAGCGATCCGTTCTTGGCGTCATCCGTGGTGGCgctgcagcagcaacaggCACAGACGTGGACGGGTTTGGGGGCAAAGGCGACGACCCCAAACAAGATCACGGAAAGGCAGACGCAGAGTGGCAGAACATACTGGGGTGCCGTCCAGAGTGCAGTCATGAGGAGCATCAATGTGGAGATACGCAGTAGGAACATCACGTGTAGGAGGCGACGAAAAGTTGCGGCGTGGCGGCCAAACTTCATGAGCGAAAACCAAGGCAAAGGCGGAACGCTGCCAATTTCTTCACCAATCCTTTCTTCCACCAAGTTTTTGAGAGCCGGGGTGCTGTAAATGGCTTTGAGGATATTAATCTTGAGGCGACGGTGTTCCTTGCGTTCTTTACGCTTGCGCAGGAAGGCTACAATCACGGTGAAAATAACAAAGGCGTACATGACCGAAAAATTGGTCACGAGACTCATATCGTACTGGCTGCGTTGCACACGAGCCGTGTACTGAGCGACCCGCGCCGACTGCAAGTTTTCCAGAGCCACACCGCAATTGTGCGTAACCGCGGCATGTTCAAAGGCCGTTTGCAGGCATCGGTTGCGTTGCGGGGATCCAAAGGGGAGTAGAGCCAAACGGTGTTGGTGGAGATGTTCGGGAGCTACTTCGGTCAAACGACGTGCCATGCGACGTTTTTCCGCCGTCGCGGTCTGGTCTTCCATGACGGCTTGTCCGTGCTGGACCATTTGCTGTGTGACAGCCTCGACATCGTCGGGGTGAGTGGAAGCGGCGAGTTGCGAAATCACCGTTTGCGCGGCGTTGTCTTCGGGCTCCACTTCGTGCATCACCACGACCCAAGAACCCGAGGGCTGAGGAGGCATGACGAGTACCGAGTCCATCAAACTATCCATGAAAAGCCCAAAATCCTTCA
The genomic region above belongs to Phaeodactylum tricornutum CCAP 1055/1 chromosome 16, whole genome shotgun sequence and contains:
- a CDS encoding predicted protein, coding for MKITFASYCLWIMTASSSANFQIGSQYTSMSRVEMEAFQDVALWCDSDVHELCDARQSVPSLADMLLPADPLKDFGLFMDSLMDSVLVMPPQPSGSWVVVMHEVEPEDNAAQTVISQLAASTHPDDVEAVTQQMVQHGQAVMEDQTATAEKRRMARRLTEVAPEHLHQHRLALLPFGSPQRNRCLQTAFEHAAVTHNCGVALENLQSARVAQYTARVQRSQYDMSLVTNFSVMYAFVIFTVIVAFLRKRKERKEHRRLKINILKAIYSTPALKNLVEERIGEEIGSVPPLPWFSLMKFGRHAATFRRLLHVMFLLRISTLMLLMTALWTAPQYVLPLCVCLSVILFGVVAFAPKPVHVCACCCCSATTDDAKNGSLTAEQACCGCCQGTGVCAPSCASCCGANGDAGCNCDGDNEDCCCDDDKKTASKEWKLAGDCECCCCCNATLEDRKNGTLTVEQACCGCCQGSGVCSAAGCGRTGDTTPQKAIYEAIPIQIV